From the genome of Verrucomicrobiaceae bacterium, one region includes:
- a CDS encoding AEC family transporter: MEDYGKILTATLPVYLMMGAGAALRRMAVLPQEADKGLMRLCVAVLTPSLILERVAGNPAVMQPLPVLLAAGLGFGLVVFGITLSYFLAPLIGLRVHEGRRTFGVACGLQNYGFVAIPIVTALFPDAGTLGVLFTFTLGIELACWTACVGMLTGFDKAPLRLALNPPVITILISLVLNFTGLHVHIPEVAHKTLGMLGGCAVPLAVLLIGASIADIWGQERVNWRVAVLSPVLRLVVVPLAFLAAAFFLPVSRELQNVLIVQAAMPSAVFNIVVARLYGGHPATAVQVVLATTLVSCATTPLVISWALEWAAAA, encoded by the coding sequence ATGGAAGACTATGGCAAAATCCTCACCGCCACACTGCCCGTTTATTTGATGATGGGGGCAGGCGCGGCGCTACGCCGCATGGCTGTGCTGCCACAGGAGGCGGATAAGGGACTCATGCGGCTGTGCGTCGCCGTGCTGACTCCATCTCTCATCCTTGAGCGTGTGGCGGGGAATCCCGCAGTCATGCAGCCACTGCCGGTGCTGCTGGCAGCCGGGTTGGGCTTTGGGCTGGTCGTTTTCGGCATCACGCTGTCGTACTTCCTCGCACCGCTGATCGGGCTGCGGGTGCATGAGGGACGGCGCACTTTCGGCGTGGCCTGTGGGCTGCAAAATTACGGCTTCGTGGCGATCCCGATCGTGACGGCTTTGTTTCCCGATGCAGGCACGCTCGGTGTGCTTTTCACCTTCACGCTGGGCATCGAGCTGGCATGCTGGACGGCCTGTGTGGGCATGCTGACGGGTTTTGACAAAGCACCGCTGAGGCTAGCGCTCAATCCACCCGTGATCACGATCCTGATCTCGTTGGTGCTCAATTTCACCGGGCTGCATGTCCACATCCCCGAGGTGGCACACAAGACGCTGGGCATGCTGGGCGGCTGCGCGGTGCCGCTGGCGGTGCTGCTCATCGGTGCCTCCATCGCAGACATCTGGGGGCAGGAGCGTGTGAACTGGCGTGTGGCGGTGCTCAGCCCCGTGCTGCGTCTCGTCGTGGTGCCGCTGGCCTTTCTGGCGGCGGCGTTTTTCCTCCCCGTGAGCCGCGAGCTGCAAAACGTGCTCATCGTGCAGGCCGCGATGCCTTCCGCCGTCTTTAACATCGTCGTCGCACGGCTTTACGGCGGTCATCCAGCCACGGCGGTGCAGGTGGTGCTAGCGACAACGCTCGTGAGCTGTGCCACCACGCCCCTCGTCATCTCCTGGGCACTGGAATGGGCTGCTGCTGCCTGA
- a CDS encoding L,D-transpeptidase family protein, producing the protein MKASRLCLAAASALLLSQCASSIRTDEVVEVRRAIIIQPVEASSSPLYVWHGGGSVEGPTSINIDLSQQKAYIFKGGEKVGWTYVATGRSGYPTPTGTFRITEKVVDKRSNRYGTIVNRSGGVVRGGAIAGVHRVPPGGKFVGAKMPYWMRITGNGIGMHAGAIPNPGSPASHGCIRLPYTMARTIYQHTDVGTRVTIMQ; encoded by the coding sequence ATGAAAGCATCCCGCCTTTGCCTCGCTGCTGCTTCTGCGCTGCTGCTCAGCCAATGCGCCTCCTCCATCCGCACCGATGAAGTGGTGGAGGTGCGCCGCGCCATCATCATCCAGCCTGTCGAGGCTAGCAGCAGCCCACTCTACGTCTGGCATGGCGGCGGCAGTGTCGAAGGCCCCACCAGCATCAACATCGACCTCAGTCAGCAGAAGGCCTACATCTTCAAAGGTGGCGAAAAAGTCGGCTGGACCTACGTCGCCACGGGTCGCAGTGGCTACCCCACACCCACAGGCACCTTTCGCATCACCGAAAAGGTCGTGGATAAGCGCAGCAACCGCTACGGCACCATCGTCAACCGTAGCGGTGGCGTCGTGCGTGGTGGAGCCATCGCAGGCGTGCATCGTGTGCCCCCAGGTGGCAAATTCGTCGGCGCCAAAATGCCCTACTGGATGCGCATCACTGGCAACGGCATCGGCATGCACGCAGGCGCCATCCCGAATCCCGGCAGCCCCGCCTCCCACGGCTGCATCCGCCTCCCCTACACCATGGCACGCACGATTTACCAGCACACCGATGTCGGCACACGCGTGACGATCATGCAGTGA
- a CDS encoding DUF1501 domain-containing protein, producing the protein MSTESSLAPFSRRNWLKSLALASLANPKLFASQAAHFAPRAKRIIWLTQAGAPSQLDLFDYKPGLASQFDKDLPDSVRGEQRLTGMTAGQKRFPIAPSVFKFAQHGQSGMWLSELLPHTSKFADEICLIRSLHTEAINHDPAMTLLQTGHQIGGRPAFGAWVLYGLGSDNADLPAFVALISRPSGPTNAQPLHERMWGSGFLPSKYQGVRMSSGKDPVLFLSNPPGITTERRRAMLDDVAALNRLKLADYHDPETQARIDQYEMAFRMQSAVPDLADLSKEPADIYERYGPESKKPGTYAANCILARRLAERGVRFIQLYHRGWDQHNNLPSGIKSQCHDTDQPTAALLAELKERGMLDDTLVIWGGEFGRTVYSQGVLTQDNHGRDHHPRCYSVWMAGAGVKGGHVHGETDDFSYNIVKDPVHIHDLNATALHLLGLDHTRLTYRFQGRDYRLTDIHGEIVKGVLA; encoded by the coding sequence ATGAGCACCGAATCCTCCCTCGCCCCTTTTTCGCGTCGCAACTGGCTCAAGAGCCTTGCCCTCGCTTCCCTCGCGAATCCGAAGCTCTTCGCTTCGCAGGCCGCTCACTTTGCGCCGAGGGCGAAGCGCATCATCTGGCTCACGCAGGCGGGGGCACCGTCGCAACTCGATCTGTTTGATTACAAGCCGGGGCTCGCGTCGCAGTTCGACAAGGATTTGCCCGACTCCGTGCGCGGGGAGCAGCGACTCACGGGCATGACAGCGGGGCAGAAGCGCTTTCCCATCGCGCCTTCCGTGTTCAAGTTTGCGCAGCATGGCCAGAGCGGCATGTGGTTGAGCGAGTTGCTGCCGCACACCTCGAAGTTCGCGGATGAGATCTGTTTGATCCGTTCGCTGCACACGGAGGCGATCAATCACGATCCGGCGATGACGCTGCTGCAAACCGGGCATCAAATCGGCGGGCGGCCTGCGTTTGGCGCGTGGGTGTTGTATGGCCTCGGCTCGGACAATGCAGACCTGCCGGCCTTTGTCGCGCTCATCTCGCGTCCCAGCGGGCCGACGAACGCGCAGCCGCTGCACGAGCGTATGTGGGGCAGCGGTTTCCTGCCATCGAAGTATCAGGGCGTGCGCATGAGCTCCGGCAAAGACCCCGTGCTCTTCCTTTCGAATCCGCCCGGCATCACCACCGAGCGCCGCCGCGCCATGCTCGACGATGTCGCCGCGCTGAATCGCCTCAAGCTCGCCGATTACCACGATCCCGAAACGCAGGCCCGCATCGATCAATACGAGATGGCTTTCCGCATGCAGTCCGCCGTGCCTGACCTCGCCGATCTCTCCAAAGAACCCGCCGACATCTACGAACGCTACGGCCCCGAATCGAAGAAGCCGGGGACGTATGCCGCGAACTGCATCCTCGCCCGCCGACTCGCCGAACGCGGTGTGCGCTTCATCCAGCTCTACCATCGCGGCTGGGACCAGCACAACAACCTGCCCAGCGGCATCAAGAGCCAGTGCCACGACACCGACCAGCCTACCGCCGCGCTTTTGGCCGAGCTCAAAGAACGCGGCATGCTCGATGACACGCTCGTCATCTGGGGCGGTGAGTTTGGACGCACGGTCTATTCGCAGGGCGTGCTCACTCAAGACAATCACGGCCGCGATCACCACCCGCGCTGCTACAGCGTTTGGATGGCCGGAGCCGGAGTGAAAGGCGGCCACGTCCACGGCGAGACCGACGACTTCAGCTACAACATCGTCAAAGACCCCGTGCACATCCACGACCTCAACGCCACCGCGCTTCACCTCCTCGGCCTCGACCACACCCGCCTCACCTACCGCTTCCAAGGCCGCGATTACCGGCTCACGGACATCCATGGCGAGATCGTGAAGGGTGTGCTGGCGTGA
- a CDS encoding PSD1 domain-containing protein: MLFRLCLLSFTTLAGAAELSFNRDIRPILSDNCFYCHGPDKNNRKGDLRLDVREELIKLGPQTLIERIHTADADDLMPPANSHKKLSAKQKDTLKQWVAQGAKYEPHWAFVPPVKSKAGKSIDDFIRAELKKHGLQPAPKASRETLIRRLSLDLTGLPPKALAPSDLSALSDYIDHLLNSPHYGEHMAVAWLDAARFADTNGYQVDRDRELWPWRDWVIRAFNENMPFDRFSIEQLAGDFLPGATLDQKIATGFHRNHMLNEEGGIIAEEFLAEYTADRVETTAAVWMGQTFNCCRCHDHKFDPFTQQDFYAMKAFFHNVPERGVGLYSNPVRTNAPPFVKLPAPELEAKIAALNAKLKHVEDQLKGLAAGDLEPWAKKLVAAKIDWLPLEPQKATGGDNPPQIADKAVLIGPQETRANNIVIKAKLPAGKITALRLECSTTAPAASFQWSELKVGKTKLHAIDATHANVLDNDRKTKSVLSVAPDKPVQALFELEKPLEGPEVEITIGVENAGGPSQWRLFATTAPTEVIAPASIVSIAEKVHAKRTAAERKKLAEFRMAQMPEHRRLSEEAAALKKQIAAAEAEIPTTLVMEEQKEMRPTFILMRGAYDKPGEKMAAATPGVLPALAADLPRNRLGLAKWLVSRENPLTARVIVNRFWQHFFGTGLVRTSEDFGSQGEQPSHPELLDWLAVTFQESGWDVKKLVKMIVTSETYQQSSQFSVRSAQLDPMNTWLSRGPRHRLSAEVIRDQALAASGLLVEKIGGPSVKPYHPPGLYEQVVAQRDNPKATYQQGSGDDLHRRSLYTYWKRSVPHPGMLLFDAPFRETCALRRSRSNTPLQALNLLNDPTYVEAARFLAQRMIKEGGTTIESRLTHGFRLLLARKPSPQELQVLTAAVERSIQDFTKDSEAAKQLMAFGEAKTDDKLPPVELAAYTTVASTLINLDETIMKE; encoded by the coding sequence ATGCTTTTTCGTCTTTGCTTACTCTCATTCACCACGCTGGCTGGCGCGGCGGAGCTGTCGTTCAACCGCGACATCCGCCCGATCCTCAGTGACAACTGCTTTTACTGCCACGGACCGGACAAAAACAATCGCAAGGGCGATCTGCGGCTCGATGTGCGGGAGGAACTGATCAAGCTGGGGCCGCAGACTTTGATCGAACGCATCCACACCGCCGATGCCGATGATCTGATGCCGCCGGCGAATTCGCACAAGAAGCTCTCGGCCAAGCAAAAGGACACGCTGAAGCAATGGGTCGCCCAAGGAGCGAAGTATGAGCCGCATTGGGCCTTCGTGCCGCCGGTGAAATCGAAAGCGGGCAAGTCCATCGACGACTTCATCCGGGCTGAGTTGAAGAAGCATGGGCTTCAGCCTGCGCCAAAGGCTTCGCGGGAGACGCTTATCCGCCGCCTCTCGCTCGACCTCACGGGCTTGCCGCCGAAGGCATTGGCCCCATCCGACCTATCGGCCCTATCCGACTACATCGACCACCTTCTCAACTCTCCGCACTACGGCGAGCACATGGCGGTTGCGTGGCTGGATGCGGCGCGGTTTGCGGATACAAATGGCTACCAGGTGGATCGTGATCGCGAGCTATGGCCGTGGCGGGACTGGGTGATTCGTGCGTTCAATGAGAACATGCCGTTCGATCGGTTCTCCATCGAGCAGCTCGCGGGTGATTTCCTGCCGGGTGCCACGCTGGATCAAAAGATCGCCACCGGCTTTCATCGCAATCACATGCTCAACGAGGAAGGCGGCATCATCGCGGAGGAGTTTTTGGCCGAATACACGGCCGATCGCGTGGAGACGACGGCTGCTGTGTGGATGGGACAGACCTTCAACTGCTGCCGTTGTCACGATCATAAGTTCGATCCCTTCACGCAGCAGGACTTCTACGCGATGAAGGCCTTCTTCCACAATGTGCCGGAACGCGGCGTGGGCCTTTACAGCAATCCGGTGCGCACCAATGCGCCGCCTTTTGTGAAACTGCCAGCTCCGGAGCTGGAAGCGAAGATCGCGGCATTGAACGCGAAGCTCAAACACGTCGAAGATCAGCTCAAAGGCCTCGCAGCGGGTGATCTGGAGCCTTGGGCGAAAAAGCTCGTCGCGGCGAAGATCGACTGGCTGCCGCTGGAGCCGCAAAAAGCCACGGGTGGTGACAATCCGCCGCAAATCGCCGACAAAGCCGTTTTGATCGGTCCGCAGGAAACGCGGGCGAACAACATCGTGATCAAGGCGAAGCTTCCAGCGGGCAAAATCACCGCGCTGCGTCTCGAATGCTCCACCACGGCTCCAGCGGCCAGTTTTCAATGGAGCGAGCTCAAAGTCGGCAAAACGAAGCTGCACGCCATCGACGCCACGCATGCCAACGTGCTCGACAATGATCGCAAAACCAAATCTGTGCTCTCGGTGGCACCCGACAAACCGGTGCAGGCACTGTTTGAGCTCGAAAAGCCTCTGGAAGGCCCGGAAGTGGAGATCACGATCGGTGTCGAGAATGCCGGCGGACCTTCGCAGTGGCGTTTGTTTGCCACCACGGCTCCGACTGAGGTCATCGCGCCCGCGAGCATTGTGAGCATCGCAGAGAAAGTGCATGCGAAACGAACCGCAGCCGAGCGCAAGAAGCTCGCGGAATTCCGCATGGCCCAGATGCCGGAGCATCGACGTCTGAGTGAGGAAGCGGCCGCTTTGAAGAAGCAGATCGCTGCCGCAGAGGCGGAGATTCCCACCACGCTGGTCATGGAGGAGCAGAAGGAGATGCGCCCCACCTTCATCCTCATGCGCGGTGCTTACGACAAGCCGGGCGAAAAGATGGCCGCGGCTACGCCCGGAGTTTTGCCAGCGCTCGCCGCTGATCTGCCGCGCAACCGCCTCGGCCTCGCGAAGTGGCTCGTGAGCCGCGAGAACCCGCTCACCGCCCGCGTGATCGTGAACCGCTTCTGGCAGCATTTCTTCGGCACGGGCCTCGTGCGCACGAGCGAGGATTTTGGCTCTCAAGGTGAACAACCAAGTCATCCCGAGCTGCTCGACTGGCTCGCGGTGACGTTTCAAGAGAGCGGCTGGGATGTGAAGAAGCTCGTGAAGATGATCGTGACCAGTGAGACCTATCAGCAGAGTTCTCAGTTCTCAGTTCGCAGTGCTCAGTTGGACCCGATGAATACCTGGCTCTCACGCGGACCGCGTCATCGTTTGAGCGCGGAAGTCATTCGCGATCAAGCTCTGGCCGCCAGCGGGCTGCTGGTGGAGAAAATCGGCGGCCCAAGCGTAAAGCCGTATCATCCGCCCGGTCTTTACGAGCAGGTCGTGGCCCAGCGTGACAATCCCAAGGCCACCTACCAGCAAGGCAGCGGCGATGATCTGCATCGTCGCAGCCTCTACACCTACTGGAAGCGCAGCGTGCCGCATCCCGGCATGCTGCTCTTTGACGCACCTTTTCGCGAAACCTGCGCTCTGCGGCGCTCGCGCTCGAACACGCCACTGCAAGCACTCAACCTGCTGAATGATCCCACCTATGTCGAAGCTGCCCGATTCCTTGCGCAGCGCATGATCAAAGAAGGCGGCACGACCATCGAATCTCGCCTCACGCATGGTTTCCGGCTTCTGCTCGCTCGAAAGCCGAGTCCGCAGGAACTCCAGGTCCTCACAGCCGCCGTCGAGCGATCCATCCAAGACTTCACCAAGGACTCCGAAGCCGCCAAACAGCTCATGGCGTTCGGCGAAGCCAAAACCGACGACAAACTGCCCCCCGTCGAACTCGCTGCCTACACCACTGTCGCCAGCACGCTGATCAATCTCGACGAAACCATCATGAAGGAGTGA
- a CDS encoding DUF1501 domain-containing protein, whose amino-acid sequence MLSRRQLLQTTGQGFGSLAFASMQAAETQHRSQTIAPKAKRVVQLFMGGAASHIDLFDFKPALVKHHGEESNFGETVEAFQNGLGPWKKPVWDFKAYGQSGKMLSEAVAPLGACADDMAFVHNMVGKTGVHSQGTLLQATGFNLPGFPGMGCWVSYALGSISDNLPTFVVLPDHRGFASNGPKNWDSAFLPSQHAGTIIYPGAEVPIADLFPHKNGRYISTRSDRGGFELLEQLNRKHAALREEDSRLESRIQSYELAAKMQLAAPEALDISKESAAMKAMYGIQEHRKVWPTEINPEEEADYMGRKCLAARRLLERGVRFVQIWSGNDNGFPRRNWDSHEDVERDHGPLAWGMAKAVSALILDLKQRGLLDETIILWTTEFGRMPSTQGGKGRDHNPYVFTNWLCGGGIKGGVLAGESDQWGYKPIDRANPTTCYDIHATMMHLLGIDHEKLTVRHNGIDRRLTDVHGHVIRDLVA is encoded by the coding sequence ATGCTTTCACGCCGCCAGCTTTTACAGACCACCGGACAAGGTTTCGGCTCCCTCGCCTTTGCCTCAATGCAGGCCGCTGAGACGCAGCACCGCTCGCAGACCATCGCACCGAAGGCAAAACGCGTCGTGCAGCTCTTCATGGGCGGCGCGGCGAGCCACATCGACCTTTTCGATTTCAAACCGGCGCTAGTGAAGCATCACGGCGAGGAGTCGAACTTCGGCGAGACGGTGGAGGCCTTTCAAAACGGTCTCGGGCCGTGGAAGAAGCCCGTGTGGGACTTCAAAGCCTACGGACAGAGTGGCAAGATGCTCAGCGAGGCCGTGGCACCGCTCGGAGCGTGTGCGGATGACATGGCCTTCGTGCACAACATGGTCGGAAAGACCGGTGTGCATTCACAGGGCACACTTTTGCAGGCCACGGGATTCAATTTGCCCGGTTTTCCCGGCATGGGCTGCTGGGTGAGCTATGCGCTGGGCTCGATCAGCGACAATTTGCCGACCTTTGTCGTGCTGCCGGATCATCGAGGTTTTGCCTCAAATGGGCCGAAGAACTGGGATTCGGCCTTTTTGCCCTCGCAGCATGCCGGAACGATCATTTATCCCGGCGCGGAGGTTCCGATCGCGGACCTGTTTCCGCACAAAAACGGCCGCTACATCTCGACGAGGTCGGATCGCGGTGGTTTTGAGCTTTTGGAGCAGTTGAATCGCAAACACGCCGCGCTGCGCGAGGAGGACTCGCGACTCGAAAGCCGCATCCAGAGCTATGAACTGGCCGCGAAGATGCAGCTCGCCGCGCCGGAGGCTCTCGACATCTCGAAGGAATCCGCCGCGATGAAAGCCATGTATGGCATCCAGGAGCATCGCAAAGTCTGGCCCACGGAGATCAATCCCGAGGAAGAAGCCGATTACATGGGCCGCAAATGTCTCGCGGCGCGTCGCTTGCTCGAACGCGGCGTGCGTTTCGTGCAAATCTGGAGCGGTAATGATAATGGGTTCCCGCGTCGGAACTGGGACAGCCACGAAGATGTCGAGCGTGACCACGGTCCGCTGGCCTGGGGCATGGCGAAGGCGGTTTCAGCGCTGATTCTCGATTTGAAGCAGCGCGGCCTGCTCGACGAGACGATCATTTTATGGACGACGGAGTTTGGCCGCATGCCGAGCACGCAGGGCGGCAAGGGCCGCGACCACAATCCGTATGTTTTTACGAACTGGCTCTGCGGCGGCGGCATCAAAGGTGGCGTGTTGGCCGGTGAGAGCGATCAGTGGGGCTACAAACCGATCGACCGCGCCAATCCCACGACCTGCTATGACATCCACGCCACGATGATGCACCTCCTCGGCATCGACCACGAAAAGCTCACCGTCCGCCACAACGGCATCGACCGCCGGCTCACGGATGTTCACGGGCATGTGATCCGCGATTTGGTGGCATGA
- a CDS encoding LysR family transcriptional regulator, with amino-acid sequence MEFHQLRYFTAAAEDMSISRAAQRLHVTQPALSRQIAALEAELGVALFDRVKKRIVLTDAGRFFLPKARQIICDAETSAQQLREQFGDAPRTLRLGFLSIFLDDLVAPAMREFRQRHPKARLSLFELPPRAQLDRLRSHELDAAILGNIEEADRQLFAVRRLSWHKMAAVVPEHHALAKKKTIKLAALARESWISLSDAVFPGRREFLRGICGAAGFEPQIVSEVDSLSLMLAAVAGGDGVALMPEHARKIPHSGAAFVRLTAPVPTTELLLVQPKAKPSAEMATLAELIAERATRVPE; translated from the coding sequence ATGGAATTTCATCAACTGCGCTACTTCACCGCTGCGGCGGAGGACATGAGCATCTCGCGGGCGGCGCAGAGGCTGCATGTCACGCAGCCAGCGCTGAGTCGTCAAATCGCCGCACTGGAGGCGGAGCTGGGAGTGGCGCTGTTTGATCGGGTGAAGAAGCGCATCGTGCTGACGGACGCGGGGCGTTTTTTCCTGCCGAAGGCCCGCCAGATCATCTGCGATGCGGAAACCTCCGCGCAGCAGCTCCGCGAGCAGTTTGGCGATGCTCCACGCACGCTGCGGCTGGGTTTTCTCTCGATCTTTCTCGATGATCTGGTGGCTCCAGCGATGCGAGAGTTCCGCCAGCGGCATCCAAAGGCCCGCCTGAGCCTCTTTGAGCTGCCGCCGCGTGCGCAGCTCGACCGACTGCGCAGTCACGAGCTGGACGCGGCGATCTTAGGCAATATCGAGGAGGCTGATCGGCAGCTTTTCGCCGTGCGGCGGCTTTCGTGGCACAAGATGGCCGCCGTGGTGCCAGAGCACCATGCGCTGGCAAAGAAGAAAACGATCAAACTGGCCGCACTGGCCCGCGAATCATGGATTTCACTCAGCGATGCGGTTTTTCCTGGGAGACGGGAATTCCTGCGCGGCATCTGTGGCGCGGCGGGTTTTGAGCCGCAGATCGTGAGTGAGGTGGATTCACTCTCGCTGATGCTGGCGGCAGTCGCCGGGGGTGATGGTGTCGCTTTGATGCCGGAGCATGCGCGAAAGATCCCGCACTCAGGAGCGGCGTTCGTGAGGCTGACTGCGCCTGTGCCGACGACGGAACTGCTTCTGGTGCAACCGAAGGCAAAACCGAGCGCCGAAATGGCCACACTGGCGGAACTGATCGCAGAAAGGGCGACAAGGGTGCCGGAGTGA